In Onychostoma macrolepis isolate SWU-2019 chromosome 04, ASM1243209v1, whole genome shotgun sequence, one DNA window encodes the following:
- the LOC131538521 gene encoding myelin-associated glycoprotein-like — protein MWFMYLHPNLRQRYFSVSLPQKIEALRGSCVIIKCTFEIDKQYDQYLTERATTGLWLKDGTEEDPHQVFNSRDHKPDHFNGKITGKLHKKNCTTVFYDVSSNHNGKYYFRITSGKDLKYTYRQSFSTIDVIESPPKPRVQLYVAQDQEEVLEGSSVSLRCSAETLCSSPPATLTWSSTPRIPLSESSRLQELISDLNFTATHREHGVTFTCTITYQLQDKNKTAQDSITVHVQYSPKNTAVSVAPSSSVLEGSSVTLICSSDANPAVNYTWSRESEGQLEQLQTGDTLTFNRTDPTHRSWYHCTAQNQHGAQNSSVKLDIQYAPKISSSSSCSRTDVTVCFCEADGNPSPELEWHLSGRPVTNSSNTFISEERLSSTGLRSSITLHQSLTHTSTLQCVSNNTRGTARKLLQLPAFDELAVVALAVVLLCAVTYTRVRKDDGKLPQTTQEVPERSGQNADEVAPQGNQDDPVYVMKSSAGAATANQASIIYSSIDFTNAKPREVRSVSSYHAIYAVVQDCSGGLSKTKSSIGESKQSEEELFEDSSQLYAKVKC, from the exons atgtggTTCATGTATTTACATCCtaattta AGACAGAGATATTTTAGTGTCAGTCTGCCACAGAAGATTGAAGCTCTCCGTGGATCCTGTGTGATCATAAAGTGCACTTTTGAGATTGATAAACAATATGACCAATACCTCACTGAGAGAGCTACTACAGGACTGTGGCTCAAAGATggaactgaagaggatccacaTCAAGTGTTTAACTCCAGAGATCACAAACCTGATCACTTTAATGGGAAAATAACTGGAAAACTACACAAGAAGAACTGCACCACTGTCTTTTATGATGTTAGTTCGAATCACAATGGTAAATATTACTTCAGGATTACGAGCGGAAAAGATCTGAAATACACCTACAGACAATCCTTCTCCACTATAGATGTTATCG AGTCTCCTCCCAAACCCAGAGTGCAGCTGTATGTGGCGCAGGATCAGGAGGAGGTGTTGGAGGGGAGCTCTGTGAGTCTGCGCTGCTCTGCTGAGACTCTCTGCTCCTCTCCTCCAGCAACTCTCACATGGAGCTCCACTCCCAGAATCCCCCTCAGTGAGAGCAGCAGACTACAGGAGCTCATCTCTGATCTGAACTTCACTGCTACTCACCGTGAGCATGGAGTCACTTTCACCTGCACTATAACCTACCAGCTACAGGACAAGAACAAAACAGCACAGGACAGCATCACAGTACATGTTCAGT aTTCCCCTAAAAACACAGCAGTGTCTGTGGCTCCCTCCAGCTCTGTGTTGGAGGGCAGTTCAGTGACTCTGATCTGCAGCAGTGATGCAAATCCAGCCGTGAACTACACCTGGTCCAGAGAGAGTGAAGGACAGCTGGAGCAGCTGCAGACTGGAGACACTCTTACCTTTAACAGGACCGACCCGACACACAGAAGCTGGTACCACTGTACAGCTCAGAACCAACATGGTGCCCAAAACTCATCAGTGAAGCTGGACATTCAGT ATGCACCTAAAATCTCTTCATCCTCCAGCTGTAGCAGAACAGATgtaactgtgtgtttctgtgaggCTGATGGGAATCCCTCTCCTGAACTGGAGTGGCATCTGTCTGGACGTCCTGTCACTAACTCTTCAAACACGTTCATCAGTGAAGAGCGATTGAGCAGCACAGGCTTGAGGAGCTCCATCACTCTACAtcagtctctcacacacacatccactCTGCAGTGTGTCAGTAACAACACTCGAGGCACTGCAAGAAAACTGCTTCAGCTGCCTGCATTTGATGAAC TTGCTGTTGTGGCTCTGGCGGTTGTGTTGTTGTGTGCTGTTACATATACACGTGTACG aaaagacGATGGGAAACTTCCACAGACTACACAAGAAGTCCCTGAGAGAAGTGGTCAAAATGCAGATGAA GTCGCTCCACAGGGCAATCAAGACGACCCTGTTTATGTCATGAAGTCATCTGCTGGAGCCGCTACAGCAAATCAAGCCTCCATCATTTATTCCTCCATTGACTTCACAAACGCTAAACCGCGAGAGGTCAGGAGCGTCTCCTCATATCATGCTATCTACGCTGTGGTCCAGGATTGTTCTGGAGGGCTGTCAAAGACCAAGAGCTCAATAGGAGAGTCAAAGCAATCAGAGGAAGAGCTGTTTGAAGACTCCTCTCAGCTTTACGCAAAGGTTAAATGTTGA